Proteins from one Ipomoea triloba cultivar NCNSP0323 chromosome 1, ASM357664v1 genomic window:
- the LOC116000132 gene encoding transcription repressor OFP8-like — translation MENRFKLKLSRFFRSCKAKNLSTDVVNLHDTTKTVFHDDDNPPMNPHHKRDYQLFELFSPKPRTFPSICRPRFPQSFDDAAAAVSPTLPPYADFYYCGRPRRPRKRRKNKKKKTPAPATTAARSHIRRLDYDDFPAFEYKGLFSSDDEEEEENSTLFSSRSLSVSSSDSAASLRRRRKDEAAAVKDSFAVVKRSSDPYGDFRASMLEMILEKQMFGAKDLEKLLECFLSLNSDHHHGVIIHVFTEICEALFSTCKA, via the coding sequence ATGGAGAACCGCTTCAAATTGAAGCTCTCCCGCTTTTTCCGGTCATGCAAGGCCAAAAACCTCAGCACTGATGTCGTCAATCTCCACGACACAACTAAAACTGTTTTCCACGATGATGATAATCCTCCCATGAATCCTCACCACAAGCGTGATTATCAACTCTTTGAGCTTTTCTCCCCCAAACCTCGTACCTTCCCCTCCATTTGCCGGCCCAGATTTCCTCAATCTTTCGATGATGCCGCCGCCGCCGTATCCCCAACTCTACCACCGTACGCGGATTTTTATTACTGCGGTAGGCCCAGGCGACCGAGAAAGCGcagaaagaacaagaagaagaaaacgcCGGCGCCGGCGACCACGGCGGCGCGTAGTCATATCCGGCGGCTGGATTACGACGACTTTCCGGCGTTCGAGTACAAAGGCTTGTTCAGCAGCGACGAcgaggaggaggaagagaatAGCACGCTGTTCTCGTCCAGATCGCTCTCGGTTTCCTCCTCCGACTCCGCCGCCTctctgcggcggcggcggaaggATGAGGCGGCGGCCGTGAAGGACAGCTTTGCGGTGGTGAAGCGGTCGAGTGACCCCTACGGAGACTTCAGAGCGTCGATGCTGGAAATGATACTGGAAAAGCAGATGTTTGGGGCTAAAGATCTGGAGAAGCTTTTGGAGTGTTTTCTTTCCTTAAACTCGGATCATCACCACGGGGTTATAATTCATGTTTTTACTGAGATTTGTGAAGCTTTGTTCTCCACCTGCAAGGCTTGA